In a single window of the Cydia pomonella isolate Wapato2018A chromosome 2, ilCydPomo1, whole genome shotgun sequence genome:
- the LOC133534502 gene encoding MICOS complex subunit Mic10-like, with amino-acid sequence MLTPDTRTFEERYNSCFVDLGVKTIAGLIIGGMLGSFFLRSARKWPLFIGGGTGVGMAYANCEKSLNEYLLSLEPEACLIKKQA; translated from the exons ATGCTTACACCCGACACAAGAacttttgaagaaagatacaatTCGTGTTTCGTCGACCTAGGAGTAAAAACTA TCGCCGGACTTATAATCGGCGGGATGCTGGGCAGCTTCTTCCTGCGCAGCGCTCGCAAGTGGCCGCTGTTCATCGGCGGCGGCACCGGCGTCGGCATGGCCTACGCCAACTGCGAGAAGAGCCTCAACGAGTACCTCCTCTCGTTGGAGCCGGAAGCGTGCTTGATCAA